From one Candidatus Coatesbacteria bacterium genomic stretch:
- a CDS encoding cupin domain-containing protein, whose amino-acid sequence MNSKKVVAGDGTHLRELINAHNDEGFAGRYSLAEAILLPGKASKRHRLTSSELYYVVAGAAIMHIDDETARIEEGDCVDIPPGAIQWVDNREGSEPFVYLCIVDPAWRPEDEEILE is encoded by the coding sequence ATGAATTCCAAGAAGGTCGTCGCCGGCGACGGCACCCACCTGCGCGAGCTGATCAACGCCCACAACGACGAGGGCTTCGCCGGACGCTACAGCCTGGCCGAGGCCATCCTGCTGCCCGGCAAGGCCTCCAAGCGTCACCGCCTGACCTCCAGCGAGCTGTACTACGTGGTGGCGGGGGCGGCGATCATGCACATCGACGACGAGACGGCGCGGATCGAGGAAGGCGACTGCGTCGACATCCCGCCGGGGGCGATCCAGTGGGTGGACAACCGCGAGGGTTCCGAGCCCTTCGTCTACCTCTGCATCGTCGACCCGGCCTGGCGCCCCGAAGACGAGGAGATTCTGGAGTAG